The window tgctgtattggtacttttactaaAGGATCTTTGAGTTCTTCCACAAccgtcaattaatcaattatttcaGCTGCAATAACATCCAACACTGGTAATAATGAGATTTCCTTATGCAACGtagatgtctgtctgtttcGAGGACATACAATCAAACCAGGATATGAATCCACCTCattaacagtttattttattgattagaTTGAGGCGGACCAGGAGCCAACCCAGTGCACCAGTTCTGTCCTGCTGTGAGAAGGATCAAGCAAGTTCAGGGTCCTTACGGTTCAACCACAAATAGGTGACAAACAATTGGATATTTTGTAATGCGTTTCACCCCTGATGACACGCAGCCAGTCTATTGACACTGCTGCAAGGTAAATGGCAACAGAGCAGGGCAGCCATATTGATTCCTTCACAGGCTATAAGTTGAGAACAGCTAGAGGCAGGGATCATTTGTTTGTGTCAGTTTTCAACAGTGGAGCCTGAGATTTCCGTCAGAGTGACAACATTTTTCCTTCAAGAGGATAAAGAAGACAAAACATGTTTCTGTAGGATTGTGCAGATCAGCAGCATTATTGCAAAAGGCCTTTATTGTTACATTTCATATCCAAGATGGAAGGTAAGAtcaatcatttttaattaaagatttGAGTTTTCTGGGGAAGTTGTGTAGCTTTgcgaaaaataataaaagaatcaAATTAGCTTTGAATGGGACCAGGTTTTTTTCTGGTCCCATTTTTTCTATAATAAGAAgaatacaataaataacaataacaatagatTAAAATGATTGATTTCCATTTGACTGTTTAAATGATCCAGAACTTGGGAAGAAGTATGGGGAGAAGTACTAAAGGTTATAGTAAAATAAACGAAATAAGGAACATTTCCTTTAACAACTTCAACTCTTTCAGAGCAGGTTTGTCTTTATACCCATATGAGGACCCGACCCTCATTGAAATAATGCACTCCCTAGCCCCTTACTGTAACCTTGCCCATCACACCTAAATGCAACCCTTACCAATCTAACTTTAACCTTAAAACCAAGTCTTAACCCTCAAATTGGGAGCTAGTGTGTGgactttgtattttctttacCCCTCAAATTGCCCCTTTAAGTTATAAGAATTGGCCAAAATGTCCTAACAGCGCTTATACCTTATATTTTCAGCTGAAATTGGTTCTctcaaagatagaaagacacataaaacacagGTATAGGATattctgtattaaatatatacacagatacactatatataattaatatatatcaatgttaatgttatattaaatgttattatatttcattgaTTTCTTGATGCATTAATGCTAATAAAGCAAATTTGAGTTTAATTGAATATAATCTGTACATAACAggtaatgaaaatataataataataatataatgaaacaACTAATACAAATATAACAAGTACTTGGGTTAGAATATGGGTTTAAGGTGTTAAACTGATTACTATAAAAATCTTTGTTTCGTTGTCAcctgctgtcttttttcattgGAAGCAGCAAAATATGATTATATAATAATGCTACTCGCTTAATTTAACTTATTTTGTCCCACTTACAGCacttgtaatttaaaaaatgggaGACTGGAACTTCCTTGGTGGGATCTTGGAGGAAGTGCATATCCACTCCACTATGGTGGGTAAGATATGGCTGACCATCCTGTTCATATTTCGGATGCTGGTGCTGGGCGTCGCTGCGGAGGATGTGTGGAACGACGAGCAGTCCGACTTTGTCTGTAATACCGAGCAGCCTGGCTGCCGCAACGTCTGCTACGACCAAGCCTTCCCCATCTCCCTCATCCGCTACTGGGTGCTGCAGGTGATCTTTGTGTCCTCCCCCTCACTGGTCTACATGGGTCATGCCATCTACCAACTGCGAGCACTGGAGAAGGAGCGCCACTGCAAGAAGGTGGCTCTTCGTCGAGAGCTGGAGGCTGTGGATGCGGAGCTGGTGGAGGTGCGGAGGAGGATTGAAAAGGAGGTGAGGCAACTGGAGCAAGGGAAGCTCAACAAGGCACCGCTGAGGGGTTCTCTATTGTGTACTTATATAGCCCACATTGTTACTCGCTCAGTGGTCGAGGTCAGCTTCATGATGGGCCAGCTCATCCTCTACGGCCACCGCCTGAGCCCTCTGTACAAGTGTGAACGGGAGCCGTGCCCAAACGTTGTGGACTGCTTTGTCTCCAGGCCCACAGAGAAAACCGTTTTCATGATGTTCATGCAAGCCATCGCCTCCATCTCCCTGTTTCTCAGCCTGCTTGAGATCATTCACCTGAGTTACAAGAAGATTAAGAAGGGCTTCCTGGACTACTACCCACATCTCAAAGACGACCTTGATGATTATTACGTCAACAAGTCAAAGAAGAACTCAGTTGTGCATCAGGTTTGCATGGGCACGTCTGTGCCTCGCAAGAGTACTATTCCCACAGCACCAAGTGGATACACGTTACTATTGGAGAAGCAGGGCAATGGACCCAACTACCCTCTTCTCAATGCCTCCTCTGCCTTCGTCCCAATACAGGGAGACCCTGGTGCAAAGCCAGAAAGCCACAAGGATAGCAAGGAGGGCATGCCGAGCCCCACAGAGCAAAACAGCAATTCCAACAACACGAGCAGCGAGACCCGATCTCCTCCTGCTGACAAACAGGACGAACCAGAGGAATCACCCCATCATGAGGACCTGGTATGTGCGAGGTCCGAGTATCCCACTCTCCCTGTAGCAGACACCTCGTCCTGCACCACACTGTCTGGCATTACAAGGAAGTCAAGGAGGGTCAGTCCACCGTGGAACTGCTCCACAGTAGTAGAGGGGAACGGCTCAGACAGTGGAGATTCCTACCATGGGAACAACAGCATGAAGCTACGTAGCAGCTGTGTTGGCCCCAGAGCGAGAGTGCTCTCCAAATCAGACATTAAAAGACCGAGCAGGTCCCAGAGCCCGGACTCTGCAGGGGAGCTGAGCTCTGTATCTCGACATAGCCGTGAGAGTAACAGCCCCACAGTCTCCTCTCCAAACCGCCGAGTGTCAGCGGCGAGCAGTACCAGCAGTAGACGAGCGCCAACTGATCTGCAGATATAAACCACAGACTCAATTTCCCAACACTGCAACAGAAACCCTCAGAAAGCCACATTTGGGTTCAAGCTAAAGAccagtgacaaattaaaggaaaaaaatccaacagtacaggtctgaatgcttgacccctacagtaaggggatctggtggctctgttatgctggcatggtttgggtcaCCTTGGTCCCTTAGAGTGTAGGGTCACTACAAATCAACACAAAGTTGTTGTAAGTGATCACCTTTAtgctatgatgaaacatttctatcctgatgggagtagtctcttccaggatgacaatgcccCCCATCTATAGAGCACcaggggtcactgaatggtttcagtataaaatgatgtgaatcatatgctgtGGCCTTCACCGTCACCAGATTTCAACCCAActgaacacctatgggagattttggactgaCATGTTAGACCGCGCTCTCCACCACTATGAAAACACTAAATgatgttcatccctccagtaagGTTCAGagactgtagaatcaatgccaagCTGCATTGAAGTTCTGGTGACATGTGGTGGCCCAACGCCTTACTAAAACATGTTagattgttttttccttttatttgtctTCGTCTGTATGTGAATACTGTACTACcaccacacacaaaacattaaagAAGCACAAAAAGCCACTGCGAAGGAGATAAGTCCCTTTTCACCAAAGAGAATTGAAAATAATGCACTGTTTTCTGGGCCTCTTACAGGCATCCAAATAGACCTACAGTATAATGATTTGGCTGTGTCCAACAGCTCTGTTTGAATGATTAAAGGGAAATGGAAAACTGAACCAAAAATCTATAATGTTGTTTTAGGCAGCTGTTGCTGTTATGTTATGCAACGGGATACTTTTTAATTTAGTGACGCATTTTGAATGAATCCGGCCCCTGTTCCAACTTGTTTgagtgtctgagtctgaacattTAACATTACATCGAATATCCTGCTCTGAATGTGTCTGCCACAATgaaatgcaaaatgcaaaacGTGGTATGACGACCTTTACTTAGCATCTTTAAATGTTCTGTCATCTATCAGACCGTTATTTCCCATCAGGCATATGGGCAGCAATCTGTACATTATTGCAtttgtatgaaaatatattttttacttgaTATTCtgtcatgaaattaatatcaataaaaatgacGTTTTGGAGCTTTCTAAAAAAATTTATAATTTTTCAAATAAGTCATTATTTCAGATGAGTGGCCGAGTATGtaagtagattttttttggttgaaaaCAGAGGAACAATTGTAAGTttagaaaaaaagtttatttgtgAGAAAGCAAACGATGCTTCTTGTTATATAACAAAAATTAACAGTGATTTTGTGCTCACTGTACTTCCATTACTATGTAATAAAGATTTACATACTCtacaaaaaatgtttgtttgttttctgacagTAATGACAAACGGCTCCCTTCTACTCCGCTGCTCCCTCCTCAGGCGATGGTTCGTACTGCATCAGCTGAAAAGTTACATTGAGGGCAAAGGTTAGAGAAACAGCGATGGCTCAACATCAGTTCAGAATCAAATATTTTGCCATCATCTCACCCTGTTTCTCAGCTCTTTGTTCTCCTCCATGAGCAGGTTGCACTTCTGCTGTAGATCAGACAGCTCCATGCGAAGAGCCTCGGCGTCTGCAGGCTCTGGACCAGATGCTCCAAGGTGAAGCTTTATGAAACTGTGTAGGTGGTTCAGGTCAATGTGTGCTCTCAAGAAAAACAGGACAGTGAGGACTCGGTGTGGACACTTAAGCATGGAAAAAAAGATCTTAGTTTAAGAACAAGCTACCTGTGAATGGCTAACATTTGTCCAGTGTGCTGAGTGTGTTCAGTGGGATTGAAGATGCTGAAGATGACAGCAACACAACTGAACACAATCATCTAAAATCCTGTTGAAACTATGATATTGCAACATTGCTATAAGTAGGTATCAGATTTCACATCGTTGCTCAATTTAGCAGTTAAATTATCTCTCCAGATGATGTCCAGACATTTTAAACATGCCACAAATACTTTCAAAGGGGAGATATCGCAGTCTTATCTGCAACACCAGACAAAGTTCTGACTCTAAGGCTATGTAGAGAACTTGTAAGAGCAATGTAAACTTTTAATTTCAGGAACTGTATTGTTTCTGTGTGCACCAGAGCAACAGAGTCTCTTGTATGGAAATCTAACAAAATCTTGAGTTGCTAAAATACATAGTTTCCTGTTAAAACATACAATGCTATCACAAAGCATTACTGAGGTATCTAAAGGGTGTATTCTACAGGATGTGGTAAATGGTGTTAGCAGTGGCTACGtctgtttctgttattttgggGACAGCAACAAACCAACCTCAAAAGTCAGGtgcaacatttcattttaaaagcacCAATTTGTAGGATACAGATAAACTCAATCTATCTTATCAGATGCACCATGTACTAGACGTTATAGACCAAACTAAACAGCTATATGGTTTACGGGCAGTCACGACAATTGGCCTCCATGCTTTTATACCATGCTATGAACCACAATGGAGATTTCTTCTGTTataagagaaaaacaacatgacaaaaaatacaacaaGACATTTATGACATCTATTTATTGTGACTTAAGTGTCAGTACAGTTGActataaaagagaaaaggataCTCCAGTGCATTATTCGGCTTATCAGTCTCTTCATAAAGTGCCACTAAAACTGtaagagacaaataaaaaaggttAGGAAGCAGTACTGCAGGGTCATCAGTGAAAAGTGAGTTAAAACAAGTTTAAAACAAGGATCACAGAAGAATGTAGAAGGCACATACAAAAATAGAGTCAGCGTTTTTAAGGTAAAAAATTATATCATCTCAGCATATACACACCTATTCATATGTgtaataaacatacagtaacGAATATGACACTGTATATATTACAACCATTAtggtagttaaaaaaaaaaaaaaaaagtttgttctTTGTGCTGTAGGTAGATGGTTTTCCATAAACAGGTTATACATCTTTTAGCTTCTAAAAAAGAGTTTTAATGGTCACAAAGTCATCAGGGTAAATATAATGATTCGACTGGCCAGGTCCAACACttactttgtttttacatttaatgcaAGTATCTGGAATATTTGGGTTAAAGAGGTGCAGCGTACTTAGGGTAATATACTGTTTGCTTATCCATTTGTATTGCAATAACTTAGAATTTGTATTCAGAGCTTAACATGATAgagtaaaaacatgatttggACCATACTTCCTCTGTTAAACTCTACTGCAAATCTGTTCTTCATGTTTGTAATATGTTTTGTGATGActcttttgggttttttgggtAATTTCATAAACACATCTGCCCCCAAGAGTTTGAACATTGTAATGTGAAATCTTCAAGGGGGGGAAGTTTCAAGCTATTAGTGTATGAATATGAAACTTCTCAGTTGAAGATAGAGCAAGATTGTCATTACAGACGTCAGGTCAAAGGACATTGGCTATACCCTGAGATGTCCATGTTTAAACCCTGAGTCTGCTCTTCTTGGCTAAAAACTGTGATCATTTGGTAGTCTTTCCCAAATATACCAGAGCGCTGTGCcaaatgtattcatgtatttttttaagagAAGGGTTTTTAGTCTGTTTGATTAGTTTGTTCTTGTTTACTGAAGTAACTAATCAATATAGCTGTAATCTTTTAATTCAAATCTACATGTCAAATACAGCCCATGAGTCCCGTGTTGAATACCCACCACTTGTTATAGTGTCAAGGACTCCAGACTTCTCCAGATATCTTCTAAATTGTTCTCTCTTCGACTCTGAGGCCTGAAACATGACAAACATATGAGTTAAGTTAGCAGCACAGGCCTGACAGGGTTTTAATCTTGCAAACAAATGTATGTGGTGTCTATAAGatgacattttaacaaaaacaaacacacttcagcttgtgatgcgttcactgactCGCTAAGTTAGTTAGCACATGCTTGTTTCATAACTTTTCCACACCAGAAACAGTTGCCGTAAAATAAGCATATAACACCGAACACTTACTCTGTAATGGGCCATGAATGCGACGATAGATGTTTTAATATAATGTAACCCCTAAAAAACTCAGAACAAGTTAATTAACGCGAACTGTTTGCAGCTGGTTTGTTGTGAGCTTCAGTCCATAGCAACAACACAGAGGACAGATCCGTTGCCATAACAACACATTCAAATCGTGAGGAAATAATGTCTCTTCACGACTTTAACCTGTTAGATACGTAACTTTAGAGTGGGCTGAAATTAAACttaaaagcaattaaaaagaAGATGGAGTGTTTTTGGGATCATTTGAATTATATTTCCATCGAGCCAATATGGTCGAAAATCAAAAGTCAACCCCTAAAGGAGGTTGGGCCTGTCGTCGGTCAGGTGCCTGAACGTCACATCCTGAGTGTAGATCTGTAAACAATAAGCAGTGGTTTCACTGGTTTTATCTCTAACATGTTGCTGCCACTCCACTCTATTTTTAGATCGGTGTTTCCTCAAAAACCCCACTAATCATATGACTGTTTTTCTACTCACTccaggagagaaaaacagaaatacacaatGACTGTGTCATTCTGCCGGCTGTTATGTGACTTTAATCCTTCCTGTTTGTATCTTTGTCTGCTTTAAGGTTTACTTCCAAATGAGCAAACTGCTTTAATTAAGAGTCTTTACAAGGtaagctgttttttaaatgttcacacttgtcataaaaaaacatttaactagCTAGTTTACGAATCTGTAACTAGCTACTGTGGCTATTTAAAGTCCCATGTGGTTTAGTGATAAGACTACGTTATCTcactgtcatttatttatgttatttggCACATTACCACCTTAGTGACAATTGGACATTAACAGGAAAAAATAATAGAAATTATAGATTTATGAGAAGTAGGTTACTGCTGATGGTGTTAAACATTTTAGAAAGTCCCCCAGCATTAATTTCAGCCACGAACGAGTCCTTTAGTAGTCATGAAATAGGCTTATTGTGAGGGAAATGTTACACTGTAAtctatgattaaaaaatatgttgtttattaAATCAGATGTTTGCATTTTGTCTTGTAAGGTTGTAGTAAACCAGACATAAAATGAATCAGCTAAACATTGAATTGTTGGTAAATTACTTAAAGCATTTAGGTAAAATTGGCAAATAACTGCCATTTATAGATACTGGAGCATGAAGAGCTGCTTAAAACTTCACTTTTGGCAACTTTCCAACTTGTGATTggcatgttttcattcattaagTAACTGAAACCACATATAACACATGATAGGAAGTGTGTTTCTTGCTGATAATGTGATTCATTCACAGTACATTACTTATCAAATAAAAAggttggagaaaaaaacagccTTCCACACAGTAACAGACTATTTTAAACCAAGTTCACAGCAAACTATGAATCACAGATAGGTAATTTGCTGGCAGAGGATTATAATAAGTTAGTTGTTCCACAAATAAGAAATGCATTGAGCTGTTTTACTGAGGATCTCATGATTAACTCACGCATACATACTTGGACACTTACTGCTGACACGGGTCACATGGCTTGTGTTAAATATAGTATATTTTTGCCTCCAAAGCTGTCAAATGATTTGCTAAGATACACGTAGCACAATATATTAAGGATACATATGTTAGTCAGCTTACTATCTGGCAGTAattgctttaaaatgtgttatttgtgttGTGACTCAAAATTAAGCACAATATAtacactcaagaaacctgggGCCGATCCGAATGATttgaacaacttccgtcccatctcaaacttgccatttctctccaaaatactagaaagaactgttgcagctcaggtccacacccatttttccttcataaaaagggtGTGTTTCCGCtgcttcctacctttcttttatacagtctatgctccctacaggctctgaatatgtcatcgtgtatcattgatatgattggctgtaagtttgtccagtagcgtacagaagcatttgatcaaCATTCGTTGgttcccgcctcaaatacgagaaAACTCTCATGACATCTTCCTGGACAggttagcctccattggaataACTGACATACCTCTGGCTTGGTTcagatcatatctctctgaccgcacacagtttgttcaactcaagaacctgagatccggctcctctccagtctaatggtgttccccagggctctgtccttggccccctcctggTCATTAATTATGTTCTGCcacttggtcacattctcaggaaatttcgactacttactggaaattaaatcatgcctctcaattttcttaaactcaacggcgaaaaaactgaagtcctcctcatcggtaccagatcaaccttagcaacactcaacactttctccatgtccttCAACAagtccactgttcctccatctcctcaggtgaagagcctgggtgtcatcctggacagcacactacctttcgaagcccacatcaataacgttactcggtctgcatacttccatctacgtaacatcaatcgtctccgtccctgactttcatcaacctgcactgctatcctggtaaacaccctgatcacatcccatCTGGACtgctgtaactctctcctctttggtcttctgcGGAAATctctcctgccctgcagcaattTCATTGGCTTcctatcaaatcctgcattgactttaagattctactcctcactttcaagatccttcacaacctggcaccataatatctctctgaacttaatcacatctacacaccttcctGAACTCTCCgttcctcctctgccaaccagctcactgccccatctgccaactaaaaataaatattacatgtcATAATAATTACTAATTAATTTGAAAGCACCTTGTAGAAGGACAATTACAGACAATGATagtaaatacacaaaacaaaactctacattaaaggaaaacatgtataacaaaatgtgtaaaaagtttATTAAAGTGATTTGTTTAATGTCATTTCTGTAGGCCGGTCATGCCACAGCTGGAGCCGCAACAGCAAATCCTCGATCTCTAAGTATAGACCCTGGGACCATCAGAAGTGCTCTGCGTCTCATGACAAGGTACAAGGTCAGAAATATATTCAGGTACCCAGATGTGCTTTAAAAAGTGCTCAGTAAGATCTTGAAATCAAATCTGAAATAGAAGCAGTACAGTTCTAGTTGGCATGTTCCACCATTATGGATCTAAACTTCATTTCTGCATCTTAGCTGTGGTCAATTCTGGTCAAATTTTAAAAGAACAGTGTAATTTTTAGGATTAATGtaacacaacaaaaataacCTCTTACAGGCAAGGCACAAATTCAGCACCAGCCACCAGTCAAATACAggtaaaatatgcaagtagCTGGTAAATTTGCTTCATTCGCCAGCCAAAAAACAATGGCAGTTTATTAAATGGctgctaaatatatatattaaaaatatatctgaATATCTCATGTATCTTTAGGCAGTCTGTTGTGTCACAGAGTATTAAGAGAGCAAATAAAAGCTTATCCAGGACATCTTCCTTGGTTAAACAACTTACTTGTAATTATCTGATGGTACTCCTATGCGGGAagccagacagacaggttaaaaCAGACAAAGGGTTACTGAGTGCGATATGTAGCATTATGTGCTCAGTCAGACTAAGCCATCATTAGTTCGAGAACCACAGCTGTCATCTCACACAGGCAGTTTTAATACATACTggcacacacatttaaaacaaataaggaaacaaagaatttaaaatgacttttctcAATTCAGAAAtaattatttgcatattttacacTTAATAACAGACAAAATACAGtaattcctttatttttctg is drawn from Scomber japonicus isolate fScoJap1 chromosome 15, fScoJap1.pri, whole genome shotgun sequence and contains these coding sequences:
- the LOC128373990 gene encoding gap junction alpha-9 protein-like, translated to MGDWNFLGGILEEVHIHSTMVGKIWLTILFIFRMLVLGVAAEDVWNDEQSDFVCNTEQPGCRNVCYDQAFPISLIRYWVLQVIFVSSPSLVYMGHAIYQLRALEKERHCKKVALRRELEAVDAELVEVRRRIEKEVRQLEQGKLNKAPLRGSLLCTYIAHIVTRSVVEVSFMMGQLILYGHRLSPLYKCEREPCPNVVDCFVSRPTEKTVFMMFMQAIASISLFLSLLEIIHLSYKKIKKGFLDYYPHLKDDLDDYYVNKSKKNSVVHQVCMGTSVPRKSTIPTAPSGYTLLLEKQGNGPNYPLLNASSAFVPIQGDPGAKPESHKDSKEGMPSPTEQNSNSNNTSSETRSPPADKQDEPEESPHHEDLVCARSEYPTLPVADTSSCTTLSGITRKSRRVSPPWNCSTVVEGNGSDSGDSYHGNNSMKLRSSCVGPRARVLSKSDIKRPSRSQSPDSAGELSSVSRHSRESNSPTVSSPNRRVSAASSTSSRRAPTDLQI
- the mycbp gene encoding C-Myc-binding protein, giving the protein MAHYRASESKREQFRRYLEKSGVLDTITSVLVALYEETDKPNNALDFIKLHLGASGPEPADAEALRMELSDLQQKCNLLMEENKELRNRLMQYEPSPEEGAAE